Below is a window of Halolamina sp. CBA1230 DNA.
TCGACCTCCAGCCCGGCGACCGCGTGCTGGATCTCGGCTGTGGACCCGGCGTCAACTTCACCCCGATCATGGAGGCGATCGGCGACGAGGGGCGACTCGTGGCGGTCGACTACAGCCCGGAGATGGTCGCGAAAGCGGAGGCACGCGTCGCCGACCACGGCTGGGAGAACGTGGCGGTCGAGCGCGCGGACGCGACGACCGCGGATCTCGGCGGCCCGTACGACGCCGCGGTCGCGACACTCTCGCTGAGCGTGATGCCGGACGTGGAGCGTGCCGTCGCGAACGTCCACGGGGCGCTCGAACCCGGCGGCTCGCTCGCCGTGCTCGACCTCCAGCCGTTCCAGTCCGGGCGGCGGCAGGCGTTCAACCCTCTCCTGCGGCGCTTTCTCCAGTGG
It encodes the following:
- a CDS encoding class I SAM-dependent methyltransferase; protein product: MADVDRRPEAEAEYRDHLERSATVWDRWSDWYGMSERDFEPIREELLAQLDLQPGDRVLDLGCGPGVNFTPIMEAIGDEGRLVAVDYSPEMVAKAEARVADHGWENVAVERADATTADLGGPYDAAVATLSLSVMPDVERAVANVHGALEPGGSLAVLDLQPFQSGRRQAFNPLLRRFLQWYANWNPDGDVRGAIDDVFGGYELLGEELLGTAYTLEATRSPDR